A stretch of the Sphingosinithalassobacter tenebrarum genome encodes the following:
- a CDS encoding glycoside hydrolase family 5 protein, translated as MNSLKNHRSAFKRMTRRACLIGAAITIAGATAPVAFAQDAPSQAPSAADGRAMLEAMSPGWNLGNTLEAIGNGPGPFSSSQETAWGNPPVTQEMMDAVAEAGFKSVRIPLSWDQYADRNGNISPAWMARVKEVVGYARNAGLYVLINVHWDGGWLQPVYEGREAVDAKLANYWTQIATAFRDADDHVLFAGTNEVMVTDVYTAPTDENCEVQNGFNQIFVDTVRATGGANATRWLVVQGYNTNIDWTIACNAELPTDSASDRLMMEVHYYDPYDFTLDTKSDKWQWGAIATDRSATVPGFDEAYADAQFAKVKRTFIDNGVPVILGEYASSLREDRDREQKYRNYWDLYITYSAVRHGLIPMYWDNGYTSNHNSGLFNRGRAQLAYPATAAVITEGTKEGLKKPVE; from the coding sequence ATGAACAGCCTGAAGAACCATCGGTCCGCGTTCAAGCGGATGACCCGACGCGCGTGCTTGATAGGCGCTGCAATAACGATTGCCGGAGCGACTGCGCCGGTCGCATTCGCGCAGGACGCGCCTTCGCAGGCGCCCTCTGCCGCCGATGGACGCGCTATGCTCGAGGCGATGTCGCCGGGATGGAATCTCGGCAACACGCTCGAAGCGATCGGCAACGGACCAGGCCCCTTTTCCAGTTCGCAGGAAACAGCCTGGGGCAATCCGCCGGTCACACAGGAAATGATGGACGCCGTGGCGGAAGCCGGGTTCAAGAGCGTGCGCATCCCCCTGTCCTGGGATCAATATGCCGATCGGAACGGCAATATCAGCCCGGCCTGGATGGCGCGGGTGAAGGAAGTCGTCGGGTACGCCCGAAATGCCGGGCTCTATGTGCTGATCAACGTCCATTGGGACGGCGGCTGGCTGCAGCCTGTCTATGAAGGTCGTGAAGCGGTCGATGCCAAGCTCGCCAACTATTGGACGCAGATCGCGACGGCGTTCCGCGACGCCGACGATCATGTCCTGTTCGCGGGAACCAACGAAGTGATGGTGACGGATGTCTATACCGCGCCGACCGACGAGAATTGCGAGGTGCAGAACGGCTTCAACCAGATCTTCGTCGACACCGTGCGCGCGACCGGAGGCGCGAATGCGACACGCTGGCTGGTCGTGCAGGGTTATAACACCAACATCGACTGGACCATCGCCTGCAACGCCGAGCTGCCGACCGACAGCGCCAGCGACCGGCTGATGATGGAAGTCCATTATTACGACCCCTATGACTTCACGCTCGATACCAAGAGCGACAAATGGCAATGGGGCGCGATTGCGACCGATCGCAGCGCGACAGTGCCTGGTTTCGACGAAGCCTATGCAGACGCGCAGTTCGCGAAGGTAAAACGGACGTTCATCGACAACGGTGTGCCGGTGATCCTGGGAGAATATGCCTCCAGCCTGCGCGAAGATCGCGACCGGGAACAGAAATACCGCAATTACTGGGATCTCTACATCACCTATTCGGCGGTGCGGCATGGCCTGATTCCGATGTACTGGGACAATGGCTATACCAGCAATCACAAT